A portion of the Podospora pseudoanserina strain CBS 124.78 chromosome 2, whole genome shotgun sequence genome contains these proteins:
- a CDS encoding hypothetical protein (EggNog:ENOG503NVQI; MEROPS:MER1108685; COG:S), with the protein MTDTMECPFCGWKTREGEYQMLLHMETLHAEGEPPFLAAADQDRTSPSPNSNGTANTGNDDDPGYVECPVEGCGEFLLLSQVEYHLELHTTEETDVHDHHPPPPDPITAVSEPTTSSSPLSNAPESVSKSSHKASEPSTRHSKAISAWKRLLKMPSSSSYSHRILWRRHDSKTSGDSESKTRGARLGRKHLGRYAHEDRMPDWLADLLRKKGQVQTAGVVPVLAQLLESSPSTHRAYLCHPCVHHISKLKREGGFCGYRNIQMLCSYLTQPPQSTTIPNAHKLASQIPTIFQIQDYIEAAWDNNISATGRAETGGIRNTRKYIGTPEAVAMFRYLGVPFAAQSIKDKSPAKAVEMLLRTVEEYFRSDDKAIVRGEGGKVRLTGLPPLYFQHLGHSMTIVGFERGAGTGEGRLLVFDPHFKDCYQVLGMVGMNNKSNNGGDGKRGAGVVPARYPYPDGALKGYRRGGGYLGDFKEFELLKWVGLNC; encoded by the exons CTTTTGTGGCTGGAAGACCAGAGAGGGCGAGTATCAAATGCTGCTT CACATGGAAACGCTGCACGCTGAAGGAGAACCGCcctttcttgctgctgctgatcaAGACCgcacctccccttctccaaaTAGTAATGGCACTGCCAACACGGGCAATGACGACGATCCAGGATACGTCGAGTGCCCGGTTGAAGGGTGTGGAgaatttcttcttcttagcCAGGTGGAATATCACTTAGAACTCCATACCACAGAGGAGACCGACGTCCAtgatcatcaccctcccccaccagaCCCTATCACAGCGGTGTCAGAACCTActacatcatcatcacccttaTCAAACGCTCCTGAATCAGTATCAAAATCATCTCACAAGGCCTCAGAGCCAAGTACACGCCACTCCAAGGCGATATCAGCGTGGAAAAGACTCCTAAAAATGCCTAGTTCCTCTTCATATTCACATCGTATTCTATGGCGTCGCCATGATTCTAAGACGTCTGGCGATTCCGAGAGTAAAACGCGCGGGGCGCGGTTGGGT AGGAAGCATCTCGGTAGATATGCGCACGAAGACCGAATGCCAGACTGGCTTGCGGACCTTTTACGGAAAAAGGGACAAGTCCAAACAGCTG GCGTAGTCCCGGTCCTAGCCCAACTACTCgaatcctccccctcgacccACCGCGCCTACCTCTGCCACCCCTGCGTCCACCAcatctccaagctcaagcGCGAAGGCGGCTTCTGCGGCTACCGCAACATCCAAATGCTCTGCTCCTACctaacccaacccccccaatcaaccaccatccccaacgccCACAAGCTCgcctcccaaatcccaacaATTTTCCAAATCCAAGACTACATCGAGGCGGCCTGGGACAACAACATCTCCGCCACGGGCCGCGCCGAAACAGGCGGGATACGCAACACGAGAAAGTACATTGGCACCCCCGAGGCAGTGGCCATGTTTAGGTACTTGGGCGTCCCGTTTGCTGCCCAGTCGATCAAGGACAAGTCCCCCGCCAAGGCGGTCGAGATGCTGCtgaggacggtggaggagtacTTTAGGTCAGATGACAAGGCGAtagtgaggggggaggggggcaagGTGAGGTTGACGGGGTTACCGCCGTTGTATTTTCAGCATTTGGGGCATTCGATGACTATTGTTGGGtttgagaggggggcggggacgggggaggggaggttgttggttttcgATCCGCATTTTAAGGATTGTTATCAGgttttggggatggtggggatgaaCAATAAGAGTAATAATGGTGgcgatgggaagaggggggcgggggtggtgccggcgAGGTATCCTTATCCGGATGGGGCGCTGAAGGGGTAtaggaggggtggggggtatTTGGGGGATTTTAAAGAGTTTGAGCTTTTGAAGTGGGTTGGACTAAattgttga
- the srp72 gene encoding Signal recognition particle subunit SRP72 (EggNog:ENOG503NWFW; COG:J), whose amino-acid sequence MADPAVAALNSLLREASIDDHAEALELATAAVRSDKIQGPDLASAQHTRVVALLKLDRYDDALRVIAEGGDALEKDCSFEKAYALYKTGDLEGAEAVLQKTGVDTGKSQRGLKHVAGQVAYRNEKFERAAAIYRDLKDDTEGANYGEENDLRINLTAADAQLQWQGKEWAVPEEEKQPAREDLEAFETAYNAACICISMGDYTKASVLLKRSRDLCEATEDLNEEEKKAELVPILMQQAFVFTKLGKLDEALSLQNAINLSEVSETSTKVIAQGNKLLPKATANPFIAERLARALPKIEGNDRLFGFQTAALQRNKNVIDLQAQKFEGKEIRAHKLLAGAQVPDLSVSKVDLGVAGAAAATKCGDGKPTVRQLLPLLEKRPNDIGLLLTIIQLYIQISTLPPAILLLEKFFTRLEEANTPEHVDVRFAPGLVALAVSLYRSQNRQRDVRNELAKAAVHWRSKTEAAGAGSSIAREAGIELLRSSHPSDLAAAGEAFEQILSAQPGDRTATAGLVASYATTDFAKVEPYLESLPSVEKLTQGVDVSALIDAGVALLTPPSSQQSKKRKFDGEGAAPEKEKQQPAKKPRKRKLPKNYDPTKKPDPERWLPLRDRSTYRPKGKKGKKRAQEATQGGVVKEEETLELAGGAGSVKVEKAGGGGGGANKKKKKGKK is encoded by the exons ATGGCAGACCCCGCCGTCGCGGCTCTTAATTCCCTCCTCCGCGAGGCGTCTATCGACGACCATGCCGAAGCTCTCGAGCTCGCAACTGCCGCCGTTCGCTCTGACAAGATCCAAGGCCCCGACCTGGCCAGCGCCCAACACACACGCGTGGTCGCACTCTTGAAGCTCGATCGCTACGACGATGCCCTCCGAGTCAttgccgagggcggtgaCGCTCTCGAGAAGGACTGCTCTTTCGAAAAAGCATATGCGCTCTATAAGACGGGAGACCTGGAGGGCGCCGAGGCGGTGCTGCAAAAGACTGGAGTCGACACCGGGAAGAGCCAGCGTGGCCTGAAGCACGTTGCTGGCCAAGTGGCATACCGCAACGAAAAGTTTGAACGCGCCGCCGCGATATATCGGGATCTCAAGGACGATACCGAGGGAGCAAACTACGGCGAAGAGAATGATCTACGAATCAACTTGACCGCAGCCGATGCGCAGCTGCAATGGCAAGGAAAGGAGTGGGCCGTtccagaggaggagaagcagccggcgagggaggatttggaagCCTTCGAGACGGCGTACAATGCTGCTTGCATCTGCATCTCGATGGGAGACTACACCAAGGCCTCGGTTCTACTGAAACGGTCCAGGGATTTGTGCGAGGCAACCGAGGACTTAaacgaggaggaaaagaaggccgAGTTGGTGCCAATCCTTATGCAGCAGGCCTTTGTCTTTACCAAGCTTGGGAAGCTAGACGAGGCCTTGAGCCTGCAGAAtgccatcaacctctccga GGTATCCGAGACATCTACCAAGGTCATTGCGCAGGGAAATAAACTGCTCCCCAAGGCTACCGCGAACCCCTTTATTGCAGAGCGTTTGGCCCGTGCTTTACCAAAAATCGAAGGAAACGACCGGTTGTTTGGGTTCCAAACCGCTGCCCTTCAGCGGAACAAGAATGTCATTGATCTTCAGGCCCAAAAGTTTGAGGGCAAGGAGATCAGAGCGCACAAACTTCTTGCTGGAGCCCAAGTTCCCGATCTCTCAGTTTCCAAGGTCGACCTTGGTGTTGCCGGCGCAGCAGCTGCTACCAAGTGTGGGGATGGCAAACCGACTGTGCGCCAGCTTTTGCCTCTTCTGGAGAAGCGTCCAAACGACATTGGTCTCCTCCTCACGATTATCCAACTCTACATTCAAATCAGCACACTCCCCCCGGCAATCTTGTTGCTCGAGAAATTCTTCACACGCCTCGAGGAGGCGAACACCCCCGAGCACGTTGATGTCCGGTTTGCGCCTGGCCTTGTTGCTCTTGCTGTATCTCTCTACCGGTCTCAGAACCGGCAAAGGGATGTCCGCAACGAGCTCGCCAAGGCTGCCGTGCACTGGAGAAGCAAGACTGAAGCCGCAGGAGCAGGCTCATCCATCGCCAGAGAAGCTGGAATTGAGTTACTTCGCTCCTCGCACCCTTCCGACTTGGCAGCTGCTGGCGAGGCATTTGAGCAGATTCTCTCGGCCCAGCCAGGGGACCGCACTGCCACTGCAGGTCTAGTTGCCAGCTATGCCACGACTGATTTTGCCAAGGTGGAACCCTACCTGGAATCACTGCCCTCGGTTGAGAAGCTCACTCAAGGTGTGGATGTTAGCGCGCTCATTGACGCCGGTGTTGCTCTTCTcacacctccttcttctcagcaatccaagaagaggaagtttgatggagagggcgCGGCCCCTGAAAAGGAGAAGCAACAGccggccaagaagccaaggaagaggaagctgcCCAAGAACTACGACCCAACCAAGAAGCCTGACCCTGAGAGGTGGCTGCCACTGCGTGACAGGAGCACTTATAGgcccaagggcaagaagggcaagaagaggGCTCAGGAGGCCACTCAGGGCGgtgtggtgaaggaggaggagacgctGGAGCTGGCGGGCGGTGCTGGCTCTGTCAAGGTAGAAAAGgccggcgggggtggtggtggagcgaacaagaagaagaagaaggggaagaaatGA
- a CDS encoding hypothetical protein (COG:O; MEROPS:MER0118932; EggNog:ENOG503P1HC), with translation MFRFSNWVSGTKFNGVTEREQRYAHHMARAAWYGARIILEQVSPESRPIFDFILELHRACSGNWDAIVGQVGMERDQLQQFLTYAATFLSNVGNHYGSGDQNLGFLSDTTQSSYYPGDPVSEEEITMVSRILEQNSILPENTRIRRANNSADDSEVLVASVQRDDDASRIRTFPTPGLKGVIRLIRGDHSSALGNICNELTQAAKFAANDTQFDFLRKYAESFQTGSLNTYRESQRIWDRDEAPRVDFSSIHPLAYCSSIIFPGVNLPNYNDIRQEDGFKNVIISNRMATESRALQYPFIDPSEAETFIKHKFPAYHWLVVLHELLGHGTGQMMVETEEGKHNFDIDNPPISPLTGKPMPALTATVWGSIRMILAHASSASETLKTSLTC, from the exons ATGTTCAGATTTTCCAATTGGGTATCCGGGACCAAATTCAATGGTGTAACGGAAAGGGAGCAAAGATATGCGCACCACATGGCACG TGCCGCTTGGTATGGAGCTCGTATCATTCTAGAACAAGTCTCTCCAGAGTCTCGCCCGATTTTCGATTTCATTCTTGAGCTTCACCGGGCCTGTTCTGGGAACTGGGATGCAATTGTTGGTCAAGTAGGCATGGAGAGGGACCAACTGCAGCAATTTCTCACCTACGCCGCGACATTCCTTTCAAATGTCGGCAATCACTATGGCTCGGGGGATCAGAA CCTCGGTTTCCTGAGCGATACTACGCAGAGCAGCTACTACCCTGGCGACCCGGTTTCAGAAGAGGAGATAACCATGGTGTCGAGGATCCTTGAGCAGAACTCTATTCTCCCCGAGAATACCCGGATTCGAAGGGCGAACAACAGTGCAGATGACTCTGAGGTCCTTGTCGCTTCGGTCCAGCGTGACGACGACGCAAGCCGCATCCGTACCTTTCCCACCCCAGGCCTAAAGGGTGTGATACGACTGATTCGAGGAGACCACTCCTCTGCGTTGGGAAACATCTGCAACGAACTCACCCAGGCTGCGAAGTTCGCCGCCAACGACACCCAGTTCGACTTCCTCCGGAAGTATGCAGAAAGCTTCCAGACAGGCAGTCTGAACACGTACCGGGAGTCCCAACGGATTTGGGACCGGGACGAGGCACCGCGAGTTGACTTCTCGAGCATCCACC CTCTTGCATACTGTTCTAGTATCATCTTTCCGGGGGTCAACTTGCCCAAT TACAATGATATCCGTCAGGAGGATGGCTTCAAGAATGTCATTATTTCCAACAGGATGGCGACGGAGAGCAGGGCGCTACAATACCCTTTCATCGACCCCTCGGAGGCAGAGACGTTTATCAAGCACAAGTTCCCCGCGTACCATTGGTTGGTTGTGCTCCATGAGCTGCTGGGCCATGGTACAGGACAAATGATGGTCGAAACCGAGGAAGGGAAGCATAATTTTGACATCGACAATCCGCCTATCAGCCCGCTTACTGGAAAGCCGATGCCCGCCCTAACCGCCACCGTTTGGGGCAGCATCAGGATGATTCTTGCGCATGCGTCCTCGGCCTCCGAGACTCTCAAGACGTCCTTGACATGTTAG
- the SES1 gene encoding Cytosolic seryl-tRNA synthetase (EggNog:ENOG503NX0Y; COG:J) produces the protein MLDINDFIAERGGNPEKIRESQRKRHAPEEAVDEVIALFEDHRKTQYAATQFNAKINEVQKQIGPKKKAKEDVTELLAKKAELEKEKKDMLAQAAEKQQILNAKLKTIGNLVHESVPVSNNEDNNEVVRTWAPEGVTFEKKNVLSHHEVLEKLDGYDPVRGVKVVGHRGYFLKKWGLFLNQAIINYGLEFLDQKDYIALGTPMLMLKEQMAKTAQLSQFDEELYKVTGDQADKYLIATSEQPISAFHSDEWLQSKDLPLKYAGYSTCFRKEAGAHGRDVWGIFRVHEFTKVEQFCLTDPEKSWEMFDQMIANSEEFYKSLGIPYRVVAIVSGALNNAASKKLDLEAWFPHQGEFKELVSCSNCTDYQSRDLEIRFGVKKQTEIKKTYVHALNSTLTATTRTICAILENFQTEDGVKIPEPLRKYLPGAPDFIPFPGKAKKAEETKEIPIR, from the exons ATGCTCGACATCAACGACTTCATTGCCGAGCGCGGCGGCAACCCCGAGAAGATCAGGGAGTCCCAGCGCAAGCGCCATGCTCCCGAGGAGGCTGTCGACGAGGTGATTGCCCTGTTCGAGGACCACCGCAAGA CTCAGTACGCGGCCACACAATTCAACGCCAAGATCAACGAGGTTCAGAAGCAGATCGGCCCTAAGAAGAAG GCCAAGGAAGATGTCACCGAACTCCTCGCTAAGaaggccgagctcgaaaaggaaaagaaggacaTGCTCGCCCAGGCTGCTGAGAAGCAGCAGATCTTGAATGCTAAGCTCAAGACCATCGGAAATCTTGTTCACGAGTCGGTTCCTGTGTCTAACAACGAGGACAACAACGAGGTCGTACGGACGTGGGCTCCCGAGGGCGTCAcgtttgagaagaagaatgtcCTTTCTC ACCACGAAgttctcgagaagctcgacgGATACGACCCAGTCAGAGGTGTCAAGGTTGTTGGCCATCGTGGTTACTTCCTCAAGAAGTGGGGCCTCTTCTTGAACCA GGCTATCATCAACTATGGTCTCGAGTTCTTGGACCAGAAGGACTACATCGCTCTTGGCACTCCTATGCTCATGCTTAAGGAGCAAATGGCCAAGACCGCTCAGCTCTCACA ATTCGACGAGGAGCTGTACAAGGTCACTGGCGACCAAGCTGACAAGTACCTGATCGCT ACCTCGGAACAGCCCATCTCCGCGTTCCACAGCGACGAGTGGCTTCAATCCAAGGACCTCCCTCTCAAGTATGCCGGTTACTCGACATGCTTCCGCAAGGAGGCTGGTGCT CACGGCAGAGATGTCTGGGGCATTTTCCGCGTCCACGAATTTACCAAGGTGGAGCAGTTCTGCCTCACGGATCCCGAGAAGTCGTGGGAGATGTTTGACCAGATGATTGCCAACTCGGAGGAGTTTTACAAGTCGCTCGGCATCCCCTACCGCGTCGTGGCCATCGTTTCCGGCGCgctcaacaacgccgcctccaagaagctcgatCTCGAGGCTTGGTTCCCCCACCAAGGAGAGTTCAAGGAGCTGGTCTCATGCTCCAACTGCACCGACTACCAGAGCAGAGACCTCGAGATCCGCTTCGGCGTCAAGAAACAGaccgagatcaagaagaccTATGTCCACGCCCTCAACTCTACGCTTACCGCCACCACGAGAACTATTTGCGCCATTTTGGAAAACTTCCAGACTGAGGAT GGCGTCAAAATCCCAGAGCCACTGCGCAAGTACCTTCCTGGCGCCCCTGACTTTATCCCTTTCCCtggcaaggccaagaaggcggaggagacaaAGGAGATTCCTATTCGTTAA
- the HAM1 gene encoding nucleoside triphosphate pyrophosphohydrolase ham1 (EggNog:ENOG503P1W0; BUSCO:EOG09264YHS; COG:F), with translation MSNDLSHRSTSQPNPVTHTNSFSSHFHSQGLPQTAKMTEARHQVNFITGNANKLSEVKAILEPAISVTNQSLDLVEIQGTLEEVTIDKCRRAAELVGGPVLVEDTCLCFDALQDLPGPYIKWFLGSIGHEGLNNMLLAYEDKGAKAVCTFGYSAGPGHEPILFQGITHGKIVPARGPSNFGWDPIFEYEGKTYAEMDKAEKNKISHRSRALAKLQEWFAKEMTA, from the exons ATGAGTAACGATTTATCACACAGGTCAACCTCACAGCCCAATCCTGTCACTCATACAAactctttctcttcccacTTCCACTCTCAAGGACTCCCAcaaaccgccaaaatgaccGAAGCCCGCCACCAAGTCAACTTCATCACCGGCAACGCCAACAAGCTCTCCGAGGTAAAGGCCATCCTCGAGCCCGCCATCTCTGTCACAAACCAGTCCCTCGACCTTGTCGAGATCCAAGGCACTCTCGAGGAAGTAACCATTGACAAATGCCGCCGCGCCGCCGAACTCGTCGGCGGTCCCGTCTTGGTAGAAGACACCTGCCTCTGTTTCGATGCTCTGCAGGATCTCCCAGGACCATACATCAAGTGGTTCCTGGGGTCTATCGGCCACGAAGGTCTCAACAACATGTTGCTTGCCTATGAAGACAAGGGTGCCAAAGCTGTTTGCACGTTCGGATACTCTGCCGGACCTGGACATGAGCCCATCCTTTTCCAGGGCATCACACACGGAAAGATTGTGCCCGCAAGGGGGCCAAGCAACTTTGGCTGGGATCCTATTTTTGAGTATGAGGGGAAGAC ATACGCCGAGATggacaaggccgagaagaacaagatctCTCACCGGAGCAGAGCTTTGGCGAAGCTCCAAGAGTGGTTCGCCAAGGAGATGACCGCGTAA
- the RHB1 gene encoding GTP-binding protein (EggNog:ENOG503NYZW; COG:S): MPANTPTKQRKIAIVGSRSVGKSSLAVRYVDGHFVESYYPTIENTFSKEIRYKGQEYSTEIVDTAGQDEYSILNSKHFIGIHGYMLVYSVSSLPSFEMVQVIRDKILNHLGTDSVPICIVGNKCDLRPEQRQVTPEEGKALCEKFKCAWTEASARYDENVAKAFELLIGQIEKTQNPGEEVGGSKCVLM; encoded by the exons ATGCCCGCCAACACCCCAACAAAACAGCGCAAAATCGCCATTGTCGGCTCCCGCTCCGTCG GTAAATCCTCGCTCGCGGTCCGCTACGTAGACGGGCACTTTGTTGAGTCGTACTACCCCACCATCGAAAACACCTTTAGCAAAGAGATTCGGTACAAGGGGCAGGAATATTCGACGGAAATTGTCGACACTGCGGGCCAGGATGAGTACAGCATCCTGAACAGCAAGCACTTTATTGGGATTCACGGGTACATGCTGGTGTACTCGGTCAGCAGCCTGCCGAGCTTTGAGATGGTGCAGGTGATTAGGGATAAGATTTTGAACCATTTG ggAACGGACTCGGTCCCCATCTGCATCGTGGGTAACAAGTGTGATCTTCGTCCTGAGCAGCGACAGGTCACGCCGGAAGAGGGGAAGGCGCTTTGCGAAAAGTTCAAGTGCGCGTGGACCGAGGCGAGCGCGAGGTATGATGAGAATGTAGCCAAGGCGTTTGAGCTGTTGATTGGGCAGATTGAGAAGACGCAGAAtcctggggaggaggtgggggggagtaAGTGTGTTTTGATgtga